The following are encoded together in the Deinococcus soli (ex Cha et al. 2016) genome:
- a CDS encoding PrsW family intramembrane metalloprotease, with amino-acid sequence MTLFLALLLSVTLTFAWLWFFVRRDRHPEPLWLLARTFAWGMLAWVISAALGASLGGLTASPLPLVAVLVVLLTALIEEGFKFVAATTAITELSFDEPMDGLIYAVTAALGFAFMENVTYTLGFGSGAGAWHAVLATLAHALFSAPQGYALGGLHWQQGRAWVVQGLLISVALHAVFNGLLGGGGGWLHLLLLGAVVLMMVGLATRYYLAFEAHAREHGPSEYFLFEQAQRRR; translated from the coding sequence ATGACCCTGTTCCTGGCGCTGCTGCTGTCGGTCACGCTGACCTTCGCGTGGCTGTGGTTCTTCGTGCGGCGCGACCGGCACCCGGAACCGCTGTGGCTGCTGGCGCGCACGTTCGCCTGGGGCATGCTCGCCTGGGTGATCTCGGCGGCGCTGGGCGCCAGCCTGGGGGGCCTGACCGCGTCACCGCTGCCGCTCGTAGCCGTGCTGGTGGTGCTCCTGACCGCGCTGATCGAGGAAGGCTTCAAGTTCGTGGCCGCCACGACGGCCATCACCGAACTGTCCTTCGATGAACCGATGGACGGTCTGATCTACGCGGTGACGGCCGCGCTGGGCTTCGCGTTCATGGAGAACGTCACGTACACCCTGGGCTTCGGCTCGGGTGCGGGCGCGTGGCACGCGGTGTTGGCCACGCTGGCGCATGCGCTGTTCAGCGCCCCGCAGGGCTACGCGCTGGGTGGCCTGCACTGGCAGCAGGGGAGGGCCTGGGTGGTGCAGGGCCTGCTGATCAGCGTGGCACTGCACGCCGTGTTCAACGGCCTGCTGGGGGGCGGGGGCGGCTGGCTGCACCTGCTGCTGCTGGGCGCCGTGGTCCTGATGATGGTGGGTCTCGCCACCCGCTATTACCTTGCCTTCGAGGCGCACGCCCGCGAGCACGGTCCCAGCGAGTATTTCCTGTTCGAGCAGGCGCAACGCCGGCGCTAG
- the ruvC gene encoding crossover junction endodeoxyribonuclease RuvC has product MIVLGIDPGLANLGLGLVEGDVRKARHLYHVCLTTESAWIMPRRLQYIHEEVSRLLAEYRPDAVAIEDQILRKQADVAFKVGQAFGVVQLACAQAGVPVHTYGPMQVKRSLVGTGRAEKEQVIYMVKASLGVRELFNNHAADALALALTHLASAPMQARAAGLALR; this is encoded by the coding sequence ATGATCGTGCTCGGCATCGACCCTGGACTTGCGAACCTCGGCCTGGGGCTGGTGGAGGGCGACGTGCGCAAGGCCCGCCACCTGTACCACGTGTGCCTGACCACCGAGAGCGCCTGGATCATGCCGCGCCGCCTCCAGTACATCCACGAAGAGGTCAGCCGCCTGCTGGCCGAGTACCGCCCGGACGCTGTGGCCATCGAGGACCAGATCCTGCGCAAGCAGGCGGACGTGGCGTTCAAGGTCGGGCAGGCGTTCGGCGTGGTGCAGCTGGCCTGCGCGCAGGCGGGCGTGCCGGTGCATACCTACGGCCCCATGCAGGTCAAGCGTTCGCTGGTCGGCACGGGCCGCGCCGAGAAGGAACAGGTCATCTACATGGTCAAGGCCAGCCTGGGCGTGCGCGAACTGTTCAACAACCACGCGGCGGACGCGCTGGCGCTGGCCCTGACGCACCTGGCGAGCGCGCCCATGCAGGCCCGCGCGGCCGGACTGGCTCTGCGCTGA